One genomic segment of Candidatus Acidiferrales bacterium includes these proteins:
- a CDS encoding glycoside hydrolase family 130 protein has protein sequence MSSVKIINQNPIPNLPWEEKPAGHNKPVWRYSKNPVIPRDLLPTSNSIFNSAVVPYKGEFAGVFRCDNWARQMRLHRGFSKDGLTWKLDPSPLKFKCDDPEVGNFVYGYDPRVVWIEDRYYVTWCNYYHGPTIGVGWTNDFETFHQFENAFLPFNRNGVLFPRKIKGNFVMLSRPSDSGHTPFGDIYLSQSPDLCYWGKHRHVMSPVGNSWQYTKIGAGPIPIETSEGWLLIYHGVLQSCNGFVYSAGAVLLDPERPWKVIARAEPYLWSPQTIYECVGDVPNVVFPCAMLCDGATGRLAIYYGAADTVTGLVFSTVDEIVSFVQSHPQR, from the coding sequence ATGAGCTCAGTCAAAATCATCAATCAAAATCCGATTCCAAATTTACCATGGGAAGAGAAACCTGCTGGACATAACAAGCCGGTGTGGCGATATTCGAAAAATCCTGTGATACCGCGCGACCTCCTGCCGACTTCAAACAGCATATTCAACAGTGCGGTCGTTCCGTACAAAGGCGAGTTCGCGGGCGTCTTCCGATGCGACAACTGGGCGAGACAAATGAGACTGCATCGTGGATTCAGTAAGGATGGACTGACGTGGAAGCTCGATCCGAGCCCATTGAAGTTCAAGTGTGATGATCCTGAAGTCGGCAATTTCGTTTACGGCTACGATCCGCGCGTTGTGTGGATCGAGGATCGGTACTACGTCACGTGGTGCAATTATTATCATGGCCCGACAATCGGCGTGGGTTGGACAAATGATTTCGAGACATTTCATCAGTTCGAGAATGCCTTCCTGCCGTTTAATCGAAACGGCGTCTTGTTCCCTCGTAAGATAAAAGGAAATTTTGTGATGCTCTCGCGCCCGTCCGACAGCGGGCATACACCGTTCGGCGATATTTACTTAAGTCAAAGCCCCGACCTCTGTTACTGGGGCAAGCATCGCCATGTCATGAGTCCAGTTGGGAATTCGTGGCAATACACAAAGATTGGAGCGGGACCGATTCCTATCGAGACGTCTGAAGGCTGGCTTCTGATATATCACGGCGTTCTTCAATCATGCAACGGATTTGTTTACAGTGCGGGAGCGGTGCTTCTTGATCCGGAGAGGCCGTGGAAAGTGATTGCAAGAGCCGAGCCTTACCTCTGGTCTCCGCAGACAATATATGAGTGCGTCGGCGATGTGCCGAACGTGGTTTTCCCGTGCGCCATGTTATGTGATGGTGCGACCGGACGATTGGCTATCTACTACGGCGCTGCTGATACAGTGACAGGACTCGTGTTTTCGACCGTAGATGAAATTGTCAGTTTTGTTCAGAGTCATCCACAAAGGTAA
- a CDS encoding sialate O-acetylesterase → MKLIALFLFLIVIAKAESNKPFIEIPSIFSDNMVLQQKTNVTFWGTATPGAPVSIKASWGASAKTKVLPDSLWKVKLKTVKAGGPYEVSLQIGDSTIIYKNVMLGEVWLCSGQSNMEMPLAGWPPDNPIQNSAEEIQAANFPNIRLFTVARAVSAQPEFNCVGAWNECNPQTVAKFSAVGYFFGRKLYEELHVPIGLIVSSWGGTRIQSWIGGKFLGGMPDYTPIVEKIDSARGQVKKLNDWIFSHPVIDISAKPPAHQFENLDFEDSLCHRADFDDSSWRTMKLPTYWEATEVGEFDGTVWFRKKIEIPKSWLDTNLVLALGPIDDMDETYVNGVKVGGMLGGGFWATPRIYEIPKGIVKDSVLVIAVRVIDTGGGGGIWGNDVKMQIYSKPDTLSGISLSGDWKYLPVAEFMNNKFYRYGAAGEFNSRPKTSVDVGPDTPTMLFNGMTAPLIPYCIKGTIWYQGESNSNLPSDYDNYEALFRLMIKNWRTDWGEGNFPFYYVQIAPFAYGEKSKSYVVRDAQFRTLSVPNTGIAVTLDIAPTSTIHPPDKQDVGSRLALWALAKDYHKKVIYSGPLYRSMKIQNGKIFLSFDNADGGLIIKDSSGNANFLIAGKDSVFVKANVKVEGRKLIVYSDEIKKPIAVRYTWTNTDEATFFNKEGLPAPTFRTDNWKQ, encoded by the coding sequence ATGAAACTCATTGCGTTATTCTTGTTTCTCATTGTGATTGCAAAGGCGGAGTCAAACAAACCGTTTATTGAAATCCCGTCTATATTTTCTGACAACATGGTCCTGCAGCAAAAAACAAATGTAACTTTCTGGGGCACGGCAACGCCCGGTGCACCCGTTTCGATTAAAGCGAGCTGGGGAGCATCGGCGAAGACAAAAGTCTTACCCGACAGCCTCTGGAAGGTCAAATTGAAGACGGTCAAGGCGGGAGGTCCGTATGAGGTGAGCCTGCAGATTGGAGATTCGACAATCATATATAAGAACGTAATGCTCGGAGAAGTTTGGCTGTGTTCCGGTCAATCGAATATGGAAATGCCACTTGCCGGATGGCCTCCGGACAATCCGATCCAGAATTCCGCAGAAGAAATTCAGGCTGCCAATTTTCCAAACATTAGACTGTTCACCGTAGCGAGAGCCGTTTCGGCCCAGCCCGAGTTTAATTGCGTGGGAGCTTGGAACGAGTGCAACCCTCAGACCGTGGCAAAGTTTAGCGCGGTGGGATATTTTTTCGGAAGAAAACTCTACGAAGAGCTTCATGTGCCTATCGGTTTGATCGTGTCGAGCTGGGGAGGAACAAGGATACAATCGTGGATAGGCGGAAAGTTTCTAGGCGGGATGCCTGACTACACGCCGATCGTTGAGAAGATCGACAGCGCGCGTGGTCAGGTGAAGAAGCTGAACGACTGGATATTCAGCCACCCCGTGATCGACATCAGTGCAAAGCCGCCGGCGCATCAATTTGAGAATCTTGATTTCGAAGACAGCCTTTGTCACAGAGCTGATTTTGATGACAGTAGTTGGCGTACCATGAAGCTGCCGACCTACTGGGAAGCAACGGAAGTAGGAGAGTTCGATGGCACGGTCTGGTTCAGGAAAAAAATCGAGATACCAAAAAGTTGGCTTGACACAAATCTTGTGCTGGCGCTTGGCCCCATCGATGATATGGACGAAACATATGTAAACGGCGTGAAGGTCGGCGGAATGCTCGGCGGCGGATTCTGGGCGACTCCTAGGATTTACGAAATCCCTAAGGGAATTGTGAAGGATTCTGTTCTGGTGATTGCTGTCAGAGTTATCGACACGGGCGGAGGCGGCGGTATCTGGGGAAATGACGTCAAGATGCAAATCTATAGCAAGCCGGACACTTTGTCGGGCATCTCGCTTTCCGGCGATTGGAAATATTTGCCTGTCGCGGAATTCATGAATAACAAATTCTACAGGTATGGTGCCGCAGGTGAGTTCAACAGTCGTCCGAAAACTTCTGTCGACGTCGGTCCGGACACGCCGACCATGCTTTTCAACGGCATGACAGCCCCACTTATACCGTATTGCATCAAGGGGACGATATGGTATCAGGGAGAATCGAATTCGAATCTGCCGAGCGATTACGATAATTATGAGGCGCTGTTCAGACTCATGATCAAGAATTGGAGGACCGATTGGGGGGAAGGCAATTTCCCGTTTTACTACGTGCAGATAGCACCCTTCGCGTATGGTGAGAAATCAAAATCATATGTGGTTCGCGATGCCCAATTCCGCACTCTCTCCGTTCCGAACACGGGTATTGCAGTCACGCTCGACATCGCTCCAACCTCGACAATTCATCCACCCGATAAGCAGGATGTCGGCTCGCGTTTGGCTTTGTGGGCACTCGCCAAAGATTATCACAAGAAAGTCATTTACTCCGGACCTTTGTACCGCTCAATGAAAATTCAAAACGGGAAAATTTTCCTCTCGTTCGATAACGCCGATGGCGGTTTGATTATCAAAGACAGCAGCGGCAATGCGAATTTCTTGATCGCGGGGAAAGACAGCGTCTTTGTCAAGGCGAATGTCAAAGTCGAGGGAAGAAAGTTGATTGTCTATAGCGATGAGATAAAGAAACCGATTGCGGTGAGATACACATGGACCAACACCGATGAAGCAACGTTCTTTAATAAGGAAGGGCTACCGGCACCAACCTTCAGGACGGACAATTGGAAACAATAG
- a CDS encoding AGE family epimerase/isomerase → MSEDNRSIIKKMIPSLNQSLLKKWYPMVVDKVNGGYYTNITYDWKLEPEQPKMAVTQGRHMWTAAKAAMYFDEGVYADAAKHRFDFFRKKMWDQKYGGFYQMRDQKGETTDYLGFFDEKRTYGNAFLIYGLAALYELTGDAKVLDFAKEAFHWVEEHAKDPKGLGYFQFLTRDGKPISKEGEYKTKADDTVEAGYKDQNSSIHLLEAYAELYNVWHDNMLKEKLYDLLTLIRDVITAPEGYMNLFFDNDWKPVSFRNAPKEVREKNYRLEHVSFGHNYETAFLMLEASHTLGLKDDVKTLTVAKRMLDHAIQNGWEKDNGGFVDAAYYFAGENKCTVIQDTKNWWAQAEAINVLLMMSKIFPKEPIYKDYFTKEWNYIENFLLDHEHGDWFEGGLDKEPHYKTGRKGHIWKGCYHTGRSLMNCTKMLSEDYPDLTPTNKGFAEVANSFNRMINHWKKVGEKLQ, encoded by the coding sequence ATGTCAGAAGATAATCGAAGCATAATCAAAAAGATGATCCCGTCATTGAATCAGAGCTTGCTCAAAAAGTGGTATCCCATGGTTGTCGACAAGGTTAACGGCGGCTATTATACTAATATTACCTACGATTGGAAGTTAGAACCCGAGCAGCCTAAAATGGCGGTAACCCAGGGGCGACACATGTGGACGGCAGCAAAGGCGGCGATGTACTTCGACGAAGGTGTTTATGCAGACGCAGCGAAGCACAGGTTCGACTTTTTCAGGAAAAAGATGTGGGATCAAAAATACGGCGGCTTCTACCAGATGCGCGACCAGAAAGGTGAAACAACCGATTACCTCGGATTCTTCGATGAGAAACGCACATACGGAAATGCATTTCTGATTTACGGCCTGGCCGCTTTGTACGAGTTAACCGGAGATGCAAAAGTTCTCGACTTTGCCAAGGAAGCTTTCCACTGGGTTGAGGAACATGCCAAGGATCCGAAGGGCCTGGGCTATTTTCAATTCCTGACGAGAGATGGAAAACCAATAAGCAAAGAAGGCGAGTACAAAACTAAAGCTGACGACACCGTAGAGGCGGGATACAAAGACCAAAATTCTTCGATCCACCTGCTTGAGGCTTACGCAGAATTATATAATGTATGGCATGACAACATGCTGAAGGAAAAACTTTACGATCTTTTGACTCTCATCAGGGACGTTATCACAGCCCCCGAAGGTTACATGAACCTCTTCTTCGACAACGACTGGAAGCCGGTGTCATTTCGAAACGCGCCGAAGGAAGTGAGAGAAAAAAACTACCGGCTGGAGCACGTTTCATTCGGACATAACTATGAAACGGCATTCTTGATGTTGGAGGCATCCCACACGCTAGGATTAAAAGATGACGTGAAGACACTGACAGTCGCAAAGAGAATGCTTGACCATGCAATCCAGAACGGCTGGGAAAAGGACAACGGCGGATTTGTCGACGCGGCATATTATTTTGCCGGAGAGAATAAGTGCACGGTCATCCAGGATACCAAGAACTGGTGGGCTCAAGCTGAAGCGATAAATGTTCTGCTGATGATGTCAAAGATTTTCCCGAAAGAACCGATCTACAAAGATTACTTCACTAAAGAGTGGAATTATATAGAGAATTTCCTCCTCGATCACGAGCATGGCGACTGGTTCGAAGGCGGACTTGACAAAGAGCCTCACTACAAAACCGGTAGGAAAGGACACATCTGGAAAGGTTGTTACCATACGGGAAGATCGCTGATGAATTGCACTAAGATGCTTTCTGAAGACTATCCTGATTTAACTCCGACAAACAAAGGGTTTGCAGAAGTTGCGAACAGCTTCAATCGAATGATAAATCACTGGAAAAAAGTGGGTGAAAAGCTCCAATAG
- a CDS encoding aldo/keto reductase translates to MERRQLGRSSLSIAPLAFGGNVFGWTVDETTAFRLLDAFVARGFNLIDTADSYSRWAPGNKGGESEKIIGNWMRQRRNRDEVMIATKVGSDMGQGKRDISRKYILHAAEDSLRRLQTDYLDLYQTHWDVETVPVEETLEAYSQLVTEGKVRWIGASNLSPERLKSSLETSGKKDYPRYQTLQPEYNLYDREKFEMSYEKICLKENLSVISYYSLASGFLTGKYRSEADLQKSARGSGVKKYLTERGFRILSGLDEVAREYDSTPASIAIAWLQSRPSVAAPIASATNLAQLESLMKAAEIKLSDEAVLTLNEASKY, encoded by the coding sequence ATGGAACGACGACAACTTGGAAGATCTTCTCTTAGTATTGCACCGCTTGCCTTCGGTGGGAATGTATTTGGCTGGACGGTTGACGAAACGACGGCTTTTCGGTTGCTGGACGCCTTCGTCGCTCGTGGTTTCAATCTCATCGACACTGCGGATTCGTATTCCCGGTGGGCACCGGGAAATAAAGGAGGCGAATCCGAGAAGATAATCGGTAACTGGATGAGACAGCGTCGCAACCGCGATGAAGTGATGATTGCGACAAAAGTCGGATCGGACATGGGACAGGGGAAAAGAGACATCTCAAGGAAATATATTCTCCATGCCGCTGAAGATTCATTGCGGCGTCTGCAAACCGATTACTTAGATCTGTACCAGACTCACTGGGATGTTGAAACCGTCCCGGTTGAAGAAACCTTGGAGGCTTACTCGCAGTTGGTGACTGAAGGAAAGGTAAGATGGATCGGGGCTTCCAATCTTTCGCCCGAGAGGTTGAAGAGTTCTCTCGAGACGAGTGGAAAAAAGGACTATCCGCGCTACCAGACCCTTCAGCCCGAATACAATTTGTACGACCGGGAAAAATTTGAAATGTCTTATGAAAAAATCTGTCTAAAAGAAAACCTCAGTGTGATTTCTTACTATTCCCTGGCGAGCGGTTTCTTGACGGGGAAATACCGCTCTGAAGCCGATTTACAAAAAAGCGCGAGAGGGAGCGGTGTGAAAAAATATTTGACTGAACGAGGCTTCAGAATCCTTTCCGGGCTTGATGAAGTGGCGCGGGAGTATGACAGCACACCGGCGAGCATTGCGATAGCATGGCTCCAGTCGAGACCATCGGTGGCTGCGCCTATCGCGAGTGCGACGAATCTCGCCCAATTGGAATCATTGATGAAGGCAGCAGAAATAAAGCTGAGTGATGAGGCGGTCCTAACGCTTAACGAAGCAAGTAAATACTGA
- a CDS encoding glycoside hydrolase family 3 N-terminal domain-containing protein: MRKTTTLFVAHFVLACATETFSQTLPYQDTTLTIQQRVDDLIGRMTLDEKVGQMVLMNYSDIATPSDIASCYIGAVLATADTGPADKTPQAWADLHDSLQAYALQTRLKIPILFGIDAVHGFGAMYGATVFPHNIGMGCTRDTDLVAQEEQTTAAEMKATGIDWTFAPVVAVARDARWGRTYESFGEDPDLVKGMAAAAVRGFQGDTSAKYVDVLACAKHFIGDGGTTGGVTNGNTLCDDQTLREIHLPGYLSAINQKVGSIMIAQNQWNGIHINGYPFLEDSLLKIELGFNGLTVSDFNSFLYAGDPTVPYPSQILYGAAIAHSINAGEDMAMMSVFIGFNHRTYIDTIKSLINKGVIPIERIDDAVKRILSQKFRLGLFEHPYADKTLISSVGSSAHRAIARQGVRESVVLLKKKDGILPFLKTGKRILVAGASANDLGYQCGGWTMSWQGASGNITVGTTILQGMQAAAPGDSIVFSKTGNFADTSADYSVVVVGETPYAETYGDRQDLNLPSDQVTLIKKMKGYGAPVVLILVSGRPLILAPVLHYCDAIFAVWLPGTEGDGVSDILFGDFQPIGVLSRTWPKSNSQIPMNFGDSSYSPLYSYGFGIKSFADAPSGSPPACLSSIVTSDGANMELTFNKPMKDPSSESYEFIVVRNRHTMSSSLTASLKAHDSTTIMLVFDEASFATRDTVSISYSGGTIESADGGTLQSFTNFDVYNWSSISSAVRNGGDDRIPLTDRLEQNYPNPFNPSTVINYQLSSTGHVSLKVYDVLGREVVTLVNETERPGAYEVRLDGSRFSSGVYFYRLIAPGISQVRKMLLTK, translated from the coding sequence ATGAGAAAGACCACTACATTATTCGTTGCCCATTTTGTACTTGCATGTGCCACTGAAACTTTTTCTCAAACTCTTCCCTATCAGGATACGACGCTGACGATTCAGCAGAGAGTTGATGATTTGATCGGTAGGATGACATTGGATGAAAAAGTAGGTCAGATGGTGCTCATGAATTACTCGGACATAGCTACACCATCCGACATCGCATCTTGCTATATTGGTGCGGTTCTTGCCACCGCAGATACCGGACCGGCCGATAAAACACCGCAGGCCTGGGCTGATCTTCATGATTCGCTTCAAGCTTATGCTTTGCAGACACGTCTGAAGATCCCAATTCTCTTCGGCATCGATGCAGTTCATGGTTTTGGCGCAATGTACGGTGCAACAGTGTTCCCACACAACATCGGAATGGGATGCACAAGAGATACCGACCTGGTCGCTCAGGAAGAACAGACCACGGCAGCAGAGATGAAAGCCACAGGAATTGATTGGACCTTTGCACCCGTAGTTGCAGTGGCGAGGGACGCAAGATGGGGCCGTACATACGAGTCGTTCGGAGAAGATCCAGACTTAGTAAAAGGAATGGCCGCGGCAGCAGTGCGCGGTTTTCAAGGCGATACGTCTGCTAAGTATGTGGACGTGCTTGCATGCGCCAAACATTTTATCGGCGACGGAGGAACTACAGGCGGAGTGACGAACGGAAATACCCTATGTGATGACCAAACGTTGCGCGAAATTCATTTGCCGGGATACCTGTCTGCCATAAATCAAAAAGTCGGCTCTATCATGATAGCTCAGAATCAATGGAACGGGATCCATATCAACGGTTATCCTTTCCTGGAAGACTCGCTCTTGAAAATTGAACTTGGTTTCAATGGCCTTACGGTCTCAGACTTCAACAGCTTCCTGTATGCGGGTGATCCCACTGTCCCTTATCCCAGCCAGATATTATACGGAGCTGCCATCGCGCATTCCATCAACGCGGGCGAAGACATGGCAATGATGTCAGTTTTCATTGGATTTAATCATCGTACTTATATTGATACCATCAAAAGTTTGATTAACAAGGGTGTTATACCAATTGAACGGATTGACGATGCCGTGAAAAGAATTTTGTCGCAAAAATTCCGGCTTGGTCTTTTTGAACATCCCTATGCGGACAAGACTTTGATCTCGTCAGTAGGCTCATCAGCGCATCGTGCCATTGCCCGCCAAGGTGTCCGGGAGTCCGTTGTGCTTCTAAAGAAGAAAGATGGAATTCTTCCATTCCTAAAGACAGGCAAAAGGATTTTGGTAGCCGGTGCCAGTGCCAATGATCTCGGATATCAATGCGGAGGGTGGACGATGTCTTGGCAAGGCGCAAGTGGCAACATTACGGTCGGAACGACAATCCTGCAGGGAATGCAAGCGGCGGCACCGGGCGATTCGATAGTCTTCTCTAAAACTGGCAATTTTGCAGACACATCCGCCGATTATTCCGTAGTTGTAGTCGGTGAAACGCCTTACGCGGAGACTTACGGAGACAGACAGGACTTAAACCTTCCATCTGACCAGGTGACATTGATCAAAAAGATGAAAGGCTATGGTGCCCCTGTGGTTCTGATTCTCGTCTCAGGCAGACCACTGATCCTTGCGCCGGTTCTTCACTACTGTGACGCCATCTTTGCAGTGTGGCTTCCAGGAACGGAGGGTGATGGAGTCTCCGATATCCTATTTGGCGATTTTCAGCCGATCGGGGTACTGTCGAGAACGTGGCCGAAGAGCAATTCACAGATTCCGATGAACTTCGGCGACAGCAGCTATTCTCCACTATACTCTTATGGGTTCGGCATCAAATCATTTGCTGACGCTCCTTCCGGATCTCCGCCTGCCTGTCTATCTTCGATAGTCACTTCCGATGGTGCGAACATGGAATTGACATTCAATAAACCGATGAAAGATCCATCCTCCGAATCCTACGAATTCATCGTTGTCCGCAATAGACATACAATGTCATCTTCGCTAACCGCCTCGCTGAAGGCCCATGACAGCACGACAATCATGCTCGTTTTCGACGAGGCTTCGTTCGCGACACGTGACACCGTTTCGATTTCATATAGCGGGGGTACTATCGAGTCCGCAGACGGCGGAACCCTCCAATCGTTCACGAATTTTGATGTTTACAACTGGTCGAGCATAAGTTCTGCCGTTCGTAACGGTGGTGATGATCGAATCCCGCTAACCGATAGGCTGGAGCAGAATTATCCCAATCCATTTAATCCGTCGACGGTAATCAATTATCAGCTTTCATCGACCGGCCACGTGAGTTTGAAAGTCTATGATGTGCTCGGCAGAGAAGTAGTGACTTTGGTAAATGAGACCGAGCGGCCCGGGGCTTATGAAGTTAGGCTTGATGGGTCACGCTTTTCAAGTGGTGTGTATTTCTACCGCCTCATAGCACCGGGCATAAGTCAGGTGAGAAAGATGCTGCTGACGAAGTAA
- a CDS encoding DUF6057 family protein, producing the protein MENTKSGPGGKASFSQRMADTLKSRFGLRFWIEVGLSLCLFFYYWFAVHPEYIQFARQPVFFLERGFFLEQLQLPGGISDYAAAFLTELLQFELLGAALLTILVLVFYHLLNLTLHAGKWWIALLIPTIILAALQTDSNYSLVGSLALIIAMAAFALYRNIKSARNWVRLSSTVPFVIVVYLLSPYALLIFTVLCVMYEVFNGNSSFLSRTSVSAALIAAALIVPWLAKSNLFIISTSDAFLRHSPLWVGDTFGIPPIGKIYFEIILGVSVLASAGIFFYRAERQGNVKSNLRMILVQIGVAAAVLIMSFWQVVSKSDEEFLAIRYTTHAGEWNQTLSFINPSSTSNLLNLFHFVQAYYHTGRMDEEFTWLRQNVASQGLFLKNDICYEYPLDYSDFMYELGSINESKHWALEALTHYGESENVLKRLALTNILEGNFAAAQEFLYRLRQNPFSSSWANHYLACIKDPSKFRQEFDLQQLHTYMTKVDFIINDNHPEIDLRIMLGQFPRNEMAYRYLLMYDLLTRNLNLFANDFLQLRMNENGPMPQLYEEALVAFLSTNPSMDSVASKIGIRKETVDRFKGLYALISQHHGDAGSIYSELSQNYGDTYWFYLLRVVPTN; encoded by the coding sequence ATGGAAAACACTAAAAGTGGACCTGGTGGAAAAGCATCTTTCTCACAGCGCATGGCCGACACATTGAAATCTCGATTCGGACTGCGCTTCTGGATAGAGGTAGGATTGTCACTTTGTTTGTTTTTTTATTATTGGTTTGCTGTTCATCCGGAATATATCCAGTTCGCGAGACAGCCTGTATTTTTTCTGGAAAGGGGCTTCTTTCTTGAACAACTTCAATTGCCGGGCGGAATTTCGGATTATGCGGCAGCATTCCTGACGGAGTTGCTTCAATTCGAATTGCTGGGCGCAGCTTTGTTGACTATTCTTGTGCTGGTCTTTTACCATCTGCTCAACCTCACTCTGCATGCGGGGAAATGGTGGATCGCGCTGCTCATTCCGACAATTATTCTAGCGGCTTTGCAGACCGATTCGAACTATTCTCTGGTGGGGAGCCTCGCATTAATTATTGCGATGGCGGCTTTTGCTTTGTATCGAAACATAAAGTCCGCCAGAAACTGGGTTCGACTGAGTTCAACCGTACCATTCGTCATTGTCGTTTATCTGCTGTCGCCGTACGCACTCCTGATTTTCACAGTCCTTTGTGTTATGTACGAAGTATTCAACGGGAACAGCTCTTTCCTATCTCGCACATCTGTTTCAGCCGCATTAATCGCGGCAGCTTTGATAGTACCATGGCTTGCCAAGTCGAATCTATTTATTATTTCAACTTCTGACGCCTTTCTCCGCCACTCTCCTTTGTGGGTCGGCGACACCTTCGGCATTCCACCTATAGGAAAGATTTATTTCGAAATAATTCTGGGCGTGTCTGTGTTAGCATCCGCAGGAATATTTTTTTACAGAGCAGAACGCCAGGGAAATGTGAAATCAAATCTGCGTATGATTCTGGTCCAGATAGGAGTTGCTGCAGCAGTGCTGATCATGAGTTTTTGGCAAGTTGTCAGCAAGAGCGATGAGGAATTCCTCGCAATTCGTTATACGACCCATGCCGGTGAATGGAACCAAACTCTATCTTTCATCAATCCTAGCTCCACATCGAATCTTTTGAACCTCTTTCACTTCGTCCAGGCATACTATCATACCGGCAGGATGGATGAGGAGTTCACATGGCTTAGACAGAATGTCGCGTCGCAGGGTCTCTTTCTAAAAAACGATATTTGTTACGAGTATCCTTTAGACTACAGCGATTTCATGTACGAACTGGGGAGCATAAACGAATCGAAGCATTGGGCATTGGAGGCGTTGACCCATTATGGAGAGTCGGAAAATGTGCTGAAGCGTTTGGCATTAACTAATATTCTCGAAGGTAATTTCGCCGCTGCACAAGAATTCTTATATCGACTGAGACAGAATCCGTTTTCATCTTCCTGGGCAAATCACTACCTGGCGTGTATCAAGGATCCTTCTAAGTTCCGACAGGAGTTTGACCTTCAACAACTTCACACCTACATGACGAAGGTGGATTTTATTATAAATGACAATCATCCCGAAATTGATCTCAGGATAATGTTGGGCCAATTCCCGCGGAACGAGATGGCTTACCGTTATTTACTGATGTACGATCTGCTCACTCGAAATCTCAATCTTTTCGCGAATGATTTTCTGCAGCTGAGGATGAACGAAAACGGGCCTATGCCGCAGCTGTATGAGGAAGCCCTGGTGGCATTTCTATCTACAAATCCATCGATGGACAGTGTCGCATCAAAGATTGGAATACGGAAAGAAACCGTTGATCGATTCAAGGGTCTCTATGCTTTGATTTCCCAACATCATGGCGACGCTGGGTCTATTTATTCAGAACTTAGCCAGAATTACGGCGACACTTATTGGTTCTACCTGTTGCGGGTCGTTCCGACAAACTAA
- a CDS encoding RidA family protein, with the protein MAVCPVLKETSLNVYPISIDDNRLYITASVCREDVDPILSCEELYRHIGSVLKQRNLHIVQERIFGSINIQRDILDARKKSLCSSEVYEESPVTYIEGEPVWGEGLAGIQLYAIREDETGDKIWTIFDDGIPCGRGWRYHGTTYLSLQDIHGSQHDNPSNDCREKQTHLMFDRTERLLQRQGMTFRNVVRTWIYLVDILQWYKEFNNVRNAKYEEFGLIPTKFNGLGAEEIYLPASTGIKGANRHGAAGVMDVLAVEQKADDRATICHHTGSRQRSPYRYGSAFSRSTVIHEQKRKTIYISGTASICEDGRTLGVNDPAEQIRNTIGVVDSLLKPENASLEDICQATVFLKHASDFPEYQRVIRELGLENLPAVCMVADVCRDELLFEIDGIVTAG; encoded by the coding sequence ATGGCTGTTTGTCCAGTATTGAAAGAAACATCTCTTAACGTTTACCCGATCAGCATTGACGACAATCGGCTGTACATAACGGCGTCCGTTTGCAGGGAGGACGTCGATCCGATCCTGTCGTGCGAAGAATTGTACCGTCATATTGGAAGTGTGCTCAAGCAACGGAATCTGCATATTGTTCAAGAGCGTATCTTTGGTAGCATCAATATTCAACGCGATATTCTAGATGCTCGCAAGAAGTCCCTTTGCAGTTCTGAGGTCTATGAAGAATCGCCGGTCACATACATCGAAGGGGAGCCTGTATGGGGAGAAGGTTTAGCAGGGATCCAGCTTTATGCGATAAGGGAGGACGAGACGGGCGACAAAATCTGGACAATTTTCGACGATGGAATACCGTGCGGCCGCGGCTGGCGATATCATGGCACAACGTATTTGTCGTTACAGGACATCCACGGATCTCAGCATGATAACCCTTCGAATGATTGTCGGGAAAAACAGACTCATCTGATGTTTGACCGGACCGAACGTCTCCTTCAACGGCAGGGAATGACGTTTCGAAATGTCGTTCGAACATGGATTTATCTCGTGGATATTTTGCAGTGGTACAAAGAGTTCAATAATGTTAGGAACGCGAAGTACGAGGAGTTCGGACTGATCCCGACGAAATTCAACGGGTTGGGAGCCGAGGAAATCTATCTCCCCGCAAGCACCGGCATCAAGGGCGCGAATCGTCATGGAGCGGCCGGAGTGATGGATGTTCTGGCCGTGGAACAAAAGGCCGATGATAGAGCCACAATTTGTCACCATACAGGTTCGAGACAACGATCTCCATATCGATATGGCTCCGCCTTCTCACGCTCCACCGTGATACATGAACAAAAGCGCAAAACGATTTACATATCAGGCACAGCTTCAATTTGTGAGGATGGAAGAACCCTGGGAGTTAACGATCCGGCTGAACAAATCAGAAATACGATCGGCGTCGTTGATTCTCTGCTAAAACCTGAGAACGCATCTCTTGAAGATATTTGTCAGGCAACGGTCTTTCTGAAGCATGCGAGCGATTTTCCGGAGTATCAGCGCGTAATTAGGGAACTCGGGTTGGAAAATCTTCCCGCTGTTTGCATGGTGGCGGATGTTTGCAGGGATGAGTTGTTATTTGAAATTGACGGCATCGTCACAGCCGGATGA